The following proteins are co-located in the Canis aureus isolate CA01 chromosome X, VMU_Caureus_v.1.0, whole genome shotgun sequence genome:
- the YY2 gene encoding transcription factor YY2, whose protein sequence is MASNDALYIPTENLEILTDLVELHQIHVETAPGAIVPMAGVPLDGVPMAGVPLDGIPLDGISLDGVTLDGIPLDGIPLDGIPLDAVPLEAVPMDAVPLESIPVETIPVETIPVETIPVETIPVESIPVESIPVESIPVESIPVESIPVESIPVESIPLESIPLESIPVEAMAMETITEYEIISGSWVHGGHHHPPLIALQPLVTNNPNQGDHDQELIMVQTQEEVVGYYESENLQATNNFEDQMVFPVDEDDGFQQTLAGLSASASSSTYSRSKKRGGQHRKASSKKNHTASEDQAGSSSSRMDCKKWEQKQVQIKTLEGEFSVTLWSPSEKRDHETGQIEDSAPDYSEYMTGKKLPPEGIPGIDLSDPKQLAEFTRMKPKPKEAALRTIACPHKGCVKMFKDNSAMRKHLHTHGPRVHVCAECGKAFVESSKLKRHQLVHTGEKPFQCTFEGCGKCFSLDFNLRTHVRIHTGDRPYICPFDACNKKFAQSTNLKSHILTHAKNKNSQ, encoded by the coding sequence ATGGCCTCAAACGACGCTCTCTACATCCCCACAGAAAATTTGGAGATCCTTACAGATCTTGTGGAGCTGCACCAGATCCATGTGGAGACTGCCCCAGGGGCGATTGTCCCCATGGCGGGCGTCCCCTTGGACGGCGTCCCCATGGCGGGCGTCCCCTTGGATGGCATCCCCTTAGACGGCATCTCCTTGGACGGCGTCACCTTGGACGGCATCCCGTTGGACGGCATCCCGCTGGACGGCATCCCGTTAGACGCCGTCCCCTTGGAGGCCGTCCCCATGGACGCTGTCCCCTTGGAGAGCATCCCTGTGGAGACCATCCCTGTGGAGACCATCCCTGTGGAGACCATCCCTGTGGAGACCATCCCTGTGGAGAGCATTCCTGTGGAGAGCATCCCTGTGGAGAGCATTCCTGTGGAGAGCATCCCTGTGGAGAGCATTCCTGTGGAGAGCATCCCTGTGGAGAGCATCCCTCTGGAGAGCATTCCTCTGGAGAGCATCCCTGTGGAGGCGATGGCGATGGAAACCATCACCGAGTACGAGATTATCAGCGGCAGTTGGGTCCACGGTGGCCACCACCATCCGCCTCTGATTGCACTGCAGCCGCTTGTTACCAACAACCCGAACCAAGGGGACCACGACCAGGAACTAATCATGGTGCAGACACAGGAGGAAGTGGTGGGCTACTACGAGTCAGAAAACCTGCAGGCCACCAACAATTTCGAGGACCAGATGGTCTTCCCGGTTGATGAAGACGACGGCTTCCAGCAGACCCTGGCTGGCTTGTCAGCTTCCGCATCATCATCAACCTACAGCCGCAGCAAAAAGCGCGGCGGCCAACACAGGAAGGCCAGCAGTAAGAAAAATCACACCGCCAGTGAGGACCAGGCTGGAAGTAGCAGCTCCAGGATGGACTGCAAGAAATGGGAGCAGAAGCAGGTGCAGATCAAAACCCTGGAGGGCGAGTTCTCCGTTACCCTGTGGTCCCCAAGCGAGAAAAGAGACCACGAGACCGGACAGATTGAGGACTCTGCTCCTGATTATTCAGAGTACATGACCGGAAAGAAGCTTCCTCCCGAAGGAATACCTGGTATTGATCTCTCAGATCCTAAACAACTGGCAGAATTTACTAGAATGAAGCCCAAACCCAAAGAAGCTGCTCTAAGAACAATAGCTTGCCCTCATAAAGGCTGTGTGAAGATGTTCAAAGATAATTCTGCCATGCGGAAACATCTGCACACCCACGGTCCTAGAGTCCACGTATGTGCAGAATGTGGCAAAGCTTTTGTCGAGAGCTCGAAACTAAAACGACATCAACTGGTGCATACTGGAGAGAAGCCCTTTCAGTGCACATTTGAAGGCTGCGGAAAATGCTTTTCCCTCGACTTCAATTTGCGTACACATGTGCGAATCCATACCGGAGACAGGCCCTACATTTGCCCCTTTGATGCCTGCAATAAGAAGTTCGCTCAGTCAACTAACCTGAAGTCTCATATCTTAACACATGCAAAGAACAAAAACAGCCAGTAA